A genomic window from Rhodococcus sp. KBS0724 includes:
- a CDS encoding PP2C family serine/threonine-protein phosphatase translates to MRTNNEDGIGWLGWSLRGMSPAVWETDVLVTAPVTLVVCDGMGGHAAGEEASRLACEMLTTPGYFDHVADAQSAREAVRVLVQRTSDSINDLSDRQPYLRGMGCTVAGVVMFPDGSALVFNVGDSRVYCMDGGYLGQLTVDHRSADTNALTQALGGGRRVVLEPAFFECRIPGKPGLLLCTDGLDDYADELDIERLMAGDSNNILCELRDLALSGGGGDNITLARITAHKRTANGEMHG, encoded by the coding sequence GTGCGCACGAACAACGAGGACGGTATCGGCTGGCTCGGCTGGTCGCTCCGGGGTATGAGCCCAGCGGTGTGGGAAACCGACGTGCTCGTGACCGCACCTGTGACGCTTGTCGTCTGCGATGGCATGGGCGGTCACGCAGCAGGTGAGGAAGCCAGCCGACTTGCCTGTGAAATGCTCACCACTCCAGGTTATTTCGATCACGTTGCGGATGCACAGAGCGCGCGTGAGGCAGTTCGAGTGTTGGTGCAGCGAACATCGGATTCCATCAACGATCTGTCCGATCGACAGCCGTATCTGCGGGGCATGGGTTGCACGGTTGCCGGGGTAGTGATGTTCCCCGACGGAAGTGCGTTGGTATTCAACGTCGGAGATTCTCGTGTTTACTGCATGGATGGTGGCTACCTTGGTCAGTTGACCGTTGATCACCGATCAGCTGATACGAATGCACTCACTCAAGCGCTCGGCGGTGGGCGTCGGGTGGTCCTCGAGCCCGCGTTCTTCGAATGCCGAATACCGGGCAAACCTGGGCTACTGCTGTGCACCGACGGTCTTGACGATTACGCCGACGAACTCGACATAGAGCGGTTGATGGCAGGCGATTCGAACAACATCCTCTGTGAACTCCGAGATCTGGCCCTGTCCGGCGGCGGAGGGGACAACATCACCTTGGCACGAATCACCGCGCACAAGCGCACCGCGAACGGAGAAATGCATGGCTGA
- a CDS encoding DNA alkylation repair protein, protein MADTTVAEIMTELAALEDPKARAVNEKHGDDHGVNLSKLRALAKRLKTQQELARQLWKTDDTAARLLAILICRPKAFDRDELDAMLREARTPKVHDWLVNYVVKKNPHSEELRLAWSEDPDPVVASAGWALTTERVAKKPEGLDLARLLDVIEAEMKDAPDRLQWAMNHTLAQIGIEHAEYRPQAIDIGERLRVLEDYPTPPNCTSPFAPIWINEMVRRQNNA, encoded by the coding sequence GTGGCCGATACAACAGTTGCCGAGATCATGACCGAACTGGCCGCACTCGAGGATCCGAAAGCCCGCGCGGTGAACGAGAAGCACGGCGACGATCACGGCGTGAACCTCAGCAAATTGCGTGCCCTCGCGAAGCGACTGAAGACGCAGCAGGAACTTGCACGACAACTGTGGAAAACAGATGACACCGCAGCGCGCCTGCTGGCGATCCTGATCTGCCGTCCGAAGGCGTTCGACCGCGACGAGTTGGACGCCATGTTGCGGGAGGCCCGCACGCCCAAGGTTCACGACTGGCTCGTGAACTACGTAGTGAAGAAGAACCCGCACTCCGAGGAACTGCGTCTGGCTTGGTCAGAGGATCCGGATCCAGTGGTAGCGAGCGCCGGCTGGGCCCTGACCACCGAACGAGTGGCGAAGAAGCCCGAGGGCCTCGACCTAGCGCGTCTGCTCGACGTCATCGAGGCGGAGATGAAGGATGCACCCGATCGCTTGCAGTGGGCGATGAACCACACCCTGGCTCAAATCGGGATCGAGCACGCCGAGTACCGCCCCCAGGCAATCGACATCGGCGAACGGCTGCGGGTACTCGAGGATTACCCGACTCCCCCGAACTGCACGTCTCCGTTTGCACCCATCTGGATCAACGAGATGGTCCGACGACAGAACAACGCGTAA
- a CDS encoding FHA domain-containing protein produces the protein MQGLILQLTRAGFLLLLWLFVWAVLRTLRSDIYAGSGVRVPQRYTRAGKVLPSLGKTKVPRYLVVTQGALAGTRITLGSQPVMIGRADDSTLVLTDDYASTRHARLSQRGADWYVEDLGSTNGTYLDRAKVTTAVRVPLGTPVRVGKTVIELRP, from the coding sequence GTGCAGGGCCTGATTCTGCAACTCACACGGGCAGGCTTTCTGCTCCTCTTGTGGCTGTTCGTCTGGGCAGTCCTGCGGACGCTGCGGTCGGATATCTACGCCGGCTCCGGAGTGCGTGTTCCCCAGCGGTACACACGCGCCGGGAAAGTCCTCCCCTCCCTCGGCAAAACGAAGGTGCCCCGCTATCTGGTTGTCACACAAGGCGCTCTCGCCGGCACTCGCATCACGTTGGGTTCACAACCCGTCATGATCGGTCGCGCCGACGATTCCACGCTCGTCCTGACCGATGACTACGCGTCGACGCGCCATGCGCGGCTCTCCCAACGCGGGGCCGACTGGTACGTCGAAGATCTTGGTTCCACCAACGGCACGTATCTGGACCGCGCCAAGGTCACTACAGCTGTGCGGGTCCCGTTGGGTACCCCGGTTCGTGTCGGCAAGACGGTAATCGAGTTGCGCCCGTGA
- a CDS encoding protein kinase domain-containing protein, whose translation MADVTRLDGGRVPAPATRLDGATPIAQPSNYIRENLPTNLAQKYSIVRELGRGGEATVWLCTDIVGNQVAIKMFQHPPTYRTDFDSAAYRDRFRAEHTVQVFARGQDDGVSYEVMEFCALGTLEDHMNRHSGKITHGDAVDILRELAGALHGMQGPDTGMKLVHGDINPKNILVRTDRPLDLVLTDFGLSVDLAGRSRLSNTGKGTLAYSAPGAMRYYTQADDWWSVGMTMYQIIVGRNYFQRSDGHWISDDRIENELTVRDIALGEINELPFTEYEKERWQLLLAGLLTRDREFRWSMREVGEWCGGGAPKVHRLIDVSKVPDSEFGTGTTRENQHSIPPFALAGVGEFRDPRELGEAMAADPKAAARAVSGRRAQVLLAWLKDEVKTGASYAELRTYSDLWGPDEIAVYFVSQLAPAATLTYRDHPISTPGDLRKLAQSASTVTVVSRLFETHILAGIDGSSTERGRYRMIDANWHDMVEQADDQARSARASISSDERAGLTANALLIAASDDAVARKYIASVAKRVEQSVAARETSGWFASIRRGFGQ comes from the coding sequence ATGGCTGATGTGACGCGTCTTGACGGAGGACGAGTTCCCGCACCTGCCACCAGGCTTGACGGTGCAACTCCAATTGCGCAGCCCTCAAACTACATTCGCGAGAACCTACCAACAAATCTCGCGCAGAAATACAGTATCGTTCGCGAACTGGGCCGCGGGGGCGAGGCGACGGTGTGGCTGTGCACGGATATCGTCGGCAATCAAGTCGCGATCAAGATGTTCCAGCATCCTCCGACCTACAGAACAGATTTCGATTCTGCCGCATATCGTGATCGATTTCGAGCCGAACACACGGTCCAGGTATTCGCCCGTGGACAAGACGACGGTGTCTCTTACGAAGTGATGGAGTTCTGTGCTCTCGGGACACTCGAAGATCACATGAACCGACACTCGGGCAAGATCACTCACGGAGATGCGGTCGACATTCTGAGGGAGTTGGCCGGGGCGCTGCACGGAATGCAAGGGCCTGACACGGGCATGAAATTGGTACACGGCGACATCAACCCGAAGAACATCCTGGTGCGTACCGATCGGCCCTTGGATTTAGTTCTCACAGACTTCGGCCTGAGCGTCGACCTCGCCGGACGGTCCAGGCTGTCGAACACGGGAAAGGGAACTCTCGCTTACAGCGCTCCTGGTGCGATGCGGTACTACACCCAGGCCGACGACTGGTGGAGTGTTGGCATGACGATGTACCAAATCATTGTTGGGCGCAACTACTTTCAACGGTCGGACGGGCATTGGATCAGCGACGATCGGATCGAGAACGAACTCACCGTGCGAGACATCGCATTGGGTGAGATCAATGAATTGCCGTTCACCGAGTACGAGAAGGAGCGGTGGCAGCTTCTTCTTGCCGGATTGCTCACCCGTGACCGTGAATTCCGTTGGTCGATGCGGGAAGTCGGCGAATGGTGCGGAGGTGGTGCACCGAAGGTGCATCGACTAATCGACGTATCAAAAGTTCCCGATTCGGAATTCGGTACCGGCACAACCCGGGAGAATCAACATTCCATACCGCCTTTTGCGCTCGCCGGTGTCGGGGAGTTTCGAGACCCTCGCGAATTGGGGGAGGCAATGGCCGCAGATCCCAAAGCTGCCGCACGTGCAGTCAGTGGTCGTCGAGCGCAAGTATTGCTGGCGTGGCTGAAGGACGAGGTGAAGACGGGGGCCAGTTATGCGGAGTTGCGAACGTACAGCGACCTGTGGGGACCCGACGAGATTGCGGTCTACTTCGTATCTCAGCTAGCGCCGGCCGCTACTTTGACGTATCGCGATCATCCGATCTCCACTCCTGGAGATTTACGGAAGTTAGCTCAATCAGCCAGCACGGTGACGGTCGTAAGCCGACTATTCGAGACCCATATTCTTGCGGGCATCGACGGTTCTTCCACGGAGCGTGGAAGATACAGGATGATTGATGCGAACTGGCATGACATGGTCGAGCAGGCGGACGATCAGGCCAGGTCTGCGAGGGCTTCGATTTCTTCCGACGAGCGAGCCGGACTCACTGCCAATGCACTGTTGATTGCGGCGTCGGACGATGCGGTTGCCCGAAAGTACATCGCGTCGGTGGCAAAGCGAGTCGAGCAATCAGTAGCGGCGCGTGAGACGTCCGGTTGGTTCGCTTCGATCAGACGGGGATTCGGTCAGTGA
- a CDS encoding FHA domain-containing protein, producing MTTDLVTCGCNAVADRSVFAQCPGCGMDLWDLVAPTEPTSEDTHESESAMSPRTVIDRPSARRRVGHVVIGSRDTLDITADDVLLLGRDDDYPQAAIFAQYPNLSRRHGILRFDGSCFHVTDTGSANGIFIEGVRINPQTEYEVRPGQVVRLAADVSLDLQID from the coding sequence ATGACAACCGACCTCGTCACCTGCGGGTGCAATGCGGTTGCCGATCGTTCTGTGTTCGCGCAGTGCCCGGGTTGCGGTATGGACCTGTGGGATCTCGTAGCACCGACCGAACCGACGTCTGAGGATACGCACGAGTCGGAATCTGCGATGTCCCCAAGAACTGTCATCGACCGTCCGAGCGCTCGGCGTCGCGTCGGCCATGTTGTCATCGGGAGTCGCGACACGCTCGACATCACCGCAGACGACGTACTGCTGTTAGGCCGAGATGACGATTATCCGCAAGCAGCGATATTCGCGCAATACCCGAATCTCTCACGACGACACGGGATTTTGCGATTCGACGGTAGCTGCTTCCATGTTACGGACACCGGATCGGCAAACGGCATCTTCATCGAAGGGGTTCGAATCAACCCTCAAACCGAATACGAGGTCCGACCCGGTCAAGTTGTACGCCTGGCCGCTGACGTAAGCCTCGACCTGCAGATCGACTGA
- a CDS encoding DUF3662 and FHA domain-containing protein, with translation MGIVQRFERKLQGAVGDAFARVFGGGVVPQEVEAALQQEARDRVEHLGGGILLAPNHYVITINNSDHEELAADRDLTIKAFSRHLQDFIRDQGWQTYGDISVTFEPSPTLHTGQFRTRGTVDPDDDADQPSPRSNVPQVSSRPPQSPAPIVPPVSNPVPSQPGAGTMTQNSGYDSSREPAGRQPDQQPARNGYSHDDGSYPAPRGQEAPPQNGYDRGDGYRTGDDQPQQAPYDQGNYNQQGYQQQPYNNQQAYQGSYDQQGYQQQPYDAQQGGYQQPAYDQQSYDQGGYNQQAYQGGYDQQGYQQQPYDAQSYDQGSYDQQAYTQQPYEGQSYDQGSYDQQAYNNQGGNYDQTQAYAQPGYNQGGYAPAAQQAAVTATLQLEDGSGRHFQLRDGSNIIGRGQEAQFRLPDTGVSRRHIDIRWDGRTAMLSDLGSTNGTTVNGAPVQDWQLADGDIIRAGHSEILVRIL, from the coding sequence ATGGGCATCGTTCAGCGTTTTGAGCGAAAGCTGCAAGGAGCTGTCGGTGACGCATTCGCACGTGTCTTCGGCGGCGGCGTCGTACCGCAAGAAGTAGAGGCTGCGCTCCAACAGGAAGCGCGGGACCGCGTCGAGCATCTCGGCGGCGGAATCCTCCTTGCGCCCAACCACTATGTGATCACGATCAACAATTCGGATCACGAGGAATTGGCGGCCGACCGCGACCTCACAATCAAGGCTTTCAGCCGGCATCTGCAGGATTTCATCCGCGATCAGGGCTGGCAGACGTATGGCGATATTTCGGTGACTTTCGAGCCGTCGCCTACATTGCATACCGGTCAGTTCCGCACCCGCGGCACTGTCGACCCGGACGACGATGCCGATCAGCCGTCGCCCCGGTCCAATGTTCCGCAGGTATCGTCTCGACCGCCACAATCACCTGCACCTATTGTTCCCCCTGTTTCGAATCCAGTCCCGTCACAACCAGGAGCCGGCACCATGACGCAGAACTCAGGCTACGATTCCAGCCGCGAACCGGCTGGTCGCCAGCCCGATCAGCAGCCGGCACGCAACGGATACTCACACGACGACGGCAGCTACCCCGCGCCGCGCGGCCAGGAAGCGCCTCCGCAAAACGGGTACGACCGGGGCGACGGGTACCGCACCGGTGACGATCAGCCGCAGCAGGCGCCCTACGACCAGGGCAACTACAACCAGCAGGGCTACCAGCAGCAGCCGTACAACAACCAGCAGGCGTACCAGGGCAGCTACGACCAGCAGGGTTACCAGCAGCAGCCGTACGACGCTCAGCAGGGCGGCTACCAGCAGCCGGCTTACGATCAGCAGTCCTACGACCAGGGCGGTTACAACCAGCAGGCCTACCAGGGTGGTTACGACCAGCAGGGCTACCAGCAGCAGCCGTACGACGCTCAGTCTTACGATCAGGGCAGCTACGACCAGCAGGCATACACCCAGCAGCCCTACGAGGGTCAGTCGTACGACCAGGGCAGCTACGACCAGCAGGCGTACAACAACCAGGGCGGCAACTACGACCAGACCCAGGCGTACGCCCAGCCGGGCTACAACCAGGGCGGATACGCGCCGGCGGCCCAGCAGGCTGCAGTGACGGCAACGCTCCAGCTCGAGGATGGCAGCGGACGTCACTTCCAGTTGCGTGATGGCAGCAACATCATCGGCCGCGGCCAGGAAGCGCAGTTCCGCCTCCCTGACACCGGCGTTTCACGTCGCCATATCGACATCCGCTGGGACGGCCGGACGGCAATGCTCTCCGATCTCGGTTCCACGAACGGCACCACAGTTAACGGCGCACCGGTTCAGGACTGGCAACTCGCCGACGGCGACATCATTCGCGCTGGTCACTCCGAGATCTTGGTACGTATCCTCTGA
- a CDS encoding DUF6226 family protein — translation MDDPPEEAYGRVTNPERFAPLMPAAEELIRDLASRFDVTISRGPAAPSKSKTVAILETVRITPARTDQAPLTITFTSFPGLYLDAGAWQHIALPSCGCDACSEDAESTLRELAEYSEALTAGQLSERITGNLRPVLEHSWEGNGWGRSGESSLSREKAANLRAGPVQPPADGRWMTWSTTLPS, via the coding sequence TTGGACGACCCACCGGAAGAGGCATACGGGCGGGTGACGAATCCGGAGCGATTCGCTCCGTTGATGCCGGCTGCCGAAGAGTTGATCCGCGATCTGGCATCGAGGTTCGACGTGACGATTTCCCGCGGTCCAGCGGCGCCGTCGAAGTCGAAGACTGTTGCGATTTTGGAGACTGTGCGGATAACTCCCGCTCGAACGGACCAGGCGCCGCTCACGATCACTTTCACGTCGTTTCCCGGGCTGTACCTCGACGCCGGTGCGTGGCAGCACATTGCGCTCCCCTCATGTGGATGCGACGCGTGCAGTGAGGACGCAGAATCCACCTTGCGGGAGTTGGCTGAATACTCCGAGGCGCTGACTGCTGGGCAACTCTCCGAACGCATCACCGGCAATCTTCGGCCAGTGCTCGAACATTCCTGGGAAGGCAATGGCTGGGGTCGTAGCGGCGAGTCTTCTCTGTCCAGGGAGAAAGCTGCCAACCTTCGTGCCGGACCGGTGCAACCGCCGGCAGATGGCCGTTGGATGACGTGGTCGACGACGCTTCCCTCCTAG
- a CDS encoding penicillin-binding protein 2: MNTPLRRVAMAVMLMVVALLANATYVQVIKADDLRADPRNSRVLLDEYSRQRGQISAAGQVLASSAITEDRYKYLREYPNPYPYAPVTGFYSMQYGSTGLERTEDPILNGSDNRLFSQRFFDLVSGRDPRGGNVVTTLNPAMQQVAYDQLTSKGYTGSVVAIEPSTGRILTMVSTPSYDPNLLAGHDGAETTKAWDELNADPADPLVNRAISQTYPPGSTFKVITTSAALTNGATPEDQLTAAPQITLPGTSTTLENYNGSTCGSNPTASLRDAFARSCNTAFVELGIKDGADAIKDEAKAFGIGPNTPAIPLSVADSTVGDIPDDAALGQTSIGQRDVAVTPLENAVIAATVANGGVRMAPNLISQLQAPDLTELSAPSPVSMGQAISPTVAATLTDLMIGSENFTGGEGKIPGVQIASKTGTAEHGVNPRETPPHAWYIAFAPAQNPTVAVAVIVENGGDRGLAATGGSVAAPIGRAVIAAGIQGG, encoded by the coding sequence ATGAACACTCCCCTACGCCGCGTCGCGATGGCCGTCATGTTGATGGTTGTCGCACTCCTCGCCAACGCGACATACGTCCAGGTCATCAAAGCCGATGACCTGCGAGCCGACCCCCGTAACTCGCGGGTGCTGCTCGACGAGTACTCACGCCAGCGTGGTCAGATCTCGGCTGCCGGTCAGGTACTCGCCTCGTCCGCCATCACCGAGGATCGGTACAAGTACCTGCGCGAGTACCCCAATCCGTACCCGTACGCCCCGGTGACCGGCTTCTACTCGATGCAATACGGCAGCACCGGCCTCGAGCGCACCGAGGATCCGATCCTCAACGGTTCGGACAACCGGTTGTTCAGCCAGCGATTCTTCGACCTGGTGTCCGGACGGGATCCGCGCGGCGGGAACGTCGTGACCACTCTCAATCCGGCGATGCAGCAGGTTGCCTACGACCAGTTGACCAGCAAGGGCTACACCGGTTCCGTTGTCGCGATCGAGCCGAGCACCGGTCGCATCCTGACAATGGTGAGCACACCGAGCTACGACCCGAACCTGCTTGCGGGCCACGACGGCGCCGAGACCACGAAGGCGTGGGACGAGCTGAATGCGGATCCAGCCGACCCGTTGGTGAACCGGGCTATTTCCCAGACCTACCCACCCGGCTCGACGTTCAAGGTGATCACCACCTCGGCAGCGCTCACCAACGGCGCTACCCCGGAAGATCAGCTGACCGCGGCGCCGCAGATCACGCTGCCCGGAACCAGCACCACACTCGAGAACTACAACGGAAGCACGTGCGGATCCAATCCGACGGCATCGCTGCGTGACGCGTTTGCGCGTTCTTGCAACACCGCTTTCGTCGAGTTGGGTATCAAGGATGGCGCCGACGCCATCAAGGACGAGGCCAAGGCGTTCGGCATCGGACCCAACACGCCGGCCATCCCGTTGTCGGTCGCAGACAGCACCGTCGGCGACATCCCCGACGACGCAGCCCTCGGGCAGACCAGCATCGGTCAACGCGACGTCGCTGTGACGCCGCTGGAGAATGCCGTGATCGCCGCGACCGTCGCCAACGGCGGTGTGCGGATGGCCCCCAATCTGATTTCCCAACTGCAGGCGCCGGACCTGACCGAGCTCAGTGCGCCGTCCCCGGTGTCGATGGGCCAGGCGATTTCACCGACCGTGGCCGCCACTCTGACCGATCTGATGATCGGTTCGGAGAACTTCACCGGCGGCGAGGGCAAGATCCCGGGCGTCCAGATCGCATCCAAGACAGGCACCGCCGAGCATGGCGTGAATCCACGAGAAACACCGCCGCACGCCTGGTACATCGCGTTTGCACCGGCTCAGAATCCGACGGTTGCAGTCGCCGTCATCGTCGAGAACGGTGGCGACCGCGGACTGGCCGCTACCGGTGGCTCGGTGGCTGCACCGATCGGTCGAGCAGTTATCGCAGCCGGAATACAAGGGGGCTGA
- a CDS encoding PP2C family serine/threonine-protein phosphatase, with protein sequence MTLVLRYAARSDRGLVRSNNEDSVYAGARLLALADGMGGHAAGEVASQLMIAALAHLDDDEPGEDLLGKLEAATREGNDSIADHVEEEPELDGMGTTLTAILFSGSKLGLVHIGDSRAYLLRDNHLTQITRDDTFVQSLVDEGRITAEQAHTHPQRSLIMRALTGNEIEPTLTMREARAGDRYLLCSDGLSDVVSDETIENTMREGSQEECADRLIELALRSGGPDNVTVVVADVIDLDYGQSRPIVAGAASTEEEEFTPPPNTAAGRAAAMRPPRATPKRVVSQPEPEPKKKRNRLWWVVIAVVLLAVIGVGAVIGRTVIRNNYYVGADEGRVTVLRGIPGSVLGYSLQEADLIGCVGDDDVLTLVSPNEIPPDCNVLEVTDLQPSAQEQVRAGLPSGNRADAQSQMIRLIGGDLLPRCESIPTTTTAATPTTPPVGTAVVPTTEAAPPLPGEPVPPVATTTTPTPTPTPTGIPGQTCRTVN encoded by the coding sequence GTGACCCTTGTTCTCCGCTACGCGGCGCGCAGCGACCGTGGTCTGGTGCGCTCCAACAACGAAGATTCCGTGTACGCAGGCGCTCGCCTTCTGGCTTTGGCCGACGGTATGGGCGGCCACGCGGCCGGTGAAGTTGCGTCGCAGTTGATGATTGCGGCACTTGCGCATCTCGACGACGACGAGCCCGGCGAGGACCTGCTGGGCAAGCTGGAGGCAGCAACGCGTGAGGGCAACGACTCCATTGCCGATCATGTCGAGGAAGAACCTGAACTCGACGGCATGGGCACGACGCTCACCGCGATCCTCTTTTCGGGCAGCAAGCTCGGTCTGGTGCATATCGGTGATTCGCGCGCGTATCTGCTGCGTGACAACCACCTGACGCAGATCACCCGAGACGACACTTTTGTTCAGTCCTTGGTCGACGAGGGCCGCATCACCGCGGAACAGGCACACACGCACCCGCAGCGGTCGCTGATCATGCGAGCGCTGACGGGCAACGAAATCGAGCCGACGCTCACGATGCGCGAAGCCCGCGCCGGCGATCGTTATCTCCTGTGCTCCGACGGTTTGTCCGACGTGGTCAGCGACGAAACCATCGAGAACACGATGCGCGAGGGCTCGCAGGAAGAGTGCGCGGATCGACTCATCGAGTTGGCTCTGCGCAGCGGCGGACCTGACAACGTGACCGTCGTGGTGGCCGACGTCATCGACCTCGATTACGGACAGTCCCGTCCCATCGTCGCAGGCGCTGCGTCCACCGAGGAAGAGGAGTTCACTCCTCCTCCCAATACCGCTGCCGGGCGCGCTGCCGCGATGCGTCCCCCGCGCGCAACACCCAAACGTGTTGTCTCCCAGCCTGAACCCGAGCCGAAGAAGAAGCGGAACCGGTTGTGGTGGGTAGTCATTGCCGTTGTGCTGCTCGCGGTGATCGGAGTTGGTGCCGTCATCGGGCGCACTGTCATCCGCAACAACTACTACGTCGGAGCCGACGAGGGCCGCGTCACCGTACTTCGCGGAATCCCCGGTTCCGTCCTCGGATACTCGCTGCAGGAAGCTGACCTGATCGGGTGTGTCGGCGACGACGACGTCCTGACGCTGGTCTCCCCGAACGAGATCCCGCCCGATTGCAACGTCCTCGAGGTGACCGATCTGCAGCCGTCGGCGCAGGAACAGGTCCGAGCCGGGCTGCCGTCGGGCAATCGCGCGGACGCGCAGAGCCAGATGATCCGTCTCATCGGCGGCGACCTTCTACCTCGTTGTGAATCGATTCCGACCACCACGACCGCGGCGACTCCCACGACGCCCCCGGTGGGCACAGCGGTGGTTCCGACTACCGAAGCGGCGCCTCCGCTGCCGGGTGAACCTGTGCCTCCGGTGGCAACGACCACCACTCCGACGCCGACCCCGACACCGACCGGCATCCCTGGTCAGACTTGCAGGACGGTCAACTGA
- a CDS encoding FtsW/RodA/SpoVE family cell cycle protein — protein sequence MSSNATAGTAFPSPPGGFAPAPVQSTRRNMELLLLGFAVIITTVSLLLVEASQEQKITLDLAKYALAYTGLFLIAHLAIRRYAPYADPLLLPIVALLNGLGLVLIHRLDLADQQTALYNGVEAPSPDANQQVMWTALAIAGFVLLLVFLKDYRLMARFSYTLGLAGVVFLAIPAILPAKFSSVNGAKIWIRLPGFSIQPGEFAKILLIIFFASVLVAKRDLFTTAGKHFLGMDFPRARDLGPILLAWIVSVGVLVFETDLGTSLLLFSTVLVMLYIATERVGWLVIGGGLLAIGFFFAYKLFGHVRVRVDTWLDPLGDYANTGYQISQSLFGLATGGIAGTGLGSGRPNQVPFAKTDFIIATIGEELGLIGLAAVLMLFLILIVRGLRTALAVRDSFGKLLAAGLSFTIAIQIFVVVGGVTKLIPLTGLTTPFMSYGGSSLLANYLLMAILIRISDAARAPVVAKKKGPPPIADANTEMMPRV from the coding sequence ATGTCGTCCAACGCCACTGCTGGGACGGCTTTTCCGAGCCCACCCGGAGGTTTTGCTCCGGCGCCGGTCCAGTCGACCCGTCGGAACATGGAGCTGCTGCTCCTGGGTTTCGCCGTCATCATCACGACGGTGTCGCTTCTGCTCGTCGAGGCAAGCCAGGAACAGAAGATCACTCTCGATCTGGCCAAGTACGCGCTCGCGTACACGGGTCTGTTCTTGATCGCGCACTTGGCGATCAGGCGGTACGCACCGTACGCGGATCCGTTGTTGCTTCCGATCGTGGCGTTGCTCAACGGCTTGGGTCTGGTTCTGATTCACCGTCTGGATCTAGCCGACCAACAGACTGCGCTGTACAACGGCGTCGAAGCGCCGTCTCCGGATGCGAACCAGCAGGTTATGTGGACGGCGCTGGCGATTGCAGGATTTGTTCTGCTGCTGGTGTTCTTGAAGGACTACCGGTTGATGGCCAGGTTCAGCTACACGCTGGGTCTGGCAGGTGTGGTGTTCCTGGCGATCCCGGCGATCCTGCCGGCGAAGTTCTCGAGCGTGAACGGCGCGAAGATCTGGATTCGCCTGCCTGGATTCAGCATTCAGCCCGGCGAGTTCGCCAAGATCCTGCTGATCATCTTCTTTGCGTCAGTCCTGGTGGCCAAGCGCGATCTGTTCACCACGGCAGGCAAACACTTCCTCGGCATGGACTTTCCGCGTGCCCGCGATCTCGGCCCGATCCTGCTCGCCTGGATCGTGTCCGTCGGTGTGCTCGTGTTCGAGACCGACCTCGGTACGTCGTTGCTGCTCTTCAGCACCGTGCTGGTGATGCTGTACATCGCCACCGAGCGCGTGGGGTGGCTCGTGATCGGCGGCGGTTTGCTCGCCATCGGATTCTTCTTCGCCTACAAATTGTTCGGTCACGTCCGCGTACGCGTCGACACGTGGCTCGATCCACTCGGAGACTATGCCAATACCGGTTATCAGATTTCGCAGTCACTGTTCGGCCTGGCAACGGGCGGTATCGCCGGTACCGGCCTTGGCAGTGGCCGTCCCAATCAGGTGCCGTTCGCCAAGACCGACTTCATCATCGCGACCATCGGCGAAGAATTGGGCCTCATCGGCCTGGCTGCTGTCCTGATGCTGTTCCTGATCCTGATCGTCCGTGGCCTGCGCACCGCGCTGGCTGTGCGTGACAGCTTCGGCAAGTTGCTTGCCGCCGGCTTGTCTTTCACCATCGCGATCCAGATCTTTGTTGTTGTCGGTGGCGTCACCAAACTGATTCCGCTCACCGGATTGACGACGCCGTTCATGTCCTACGGCGGTTCGTCGCTACTCGCGAACTACCTCCTGATGGCCATCCTCATCAGAATCTCCGACGCGGCCCGCGCGCCGGTCGTTGCCAAGAAGAAGGGTCCGCCCCCTATCGCCGACGCCAATACCGAGATGATGCCGCGCGTATGA